The Anabas testudineus chromosome 3, fAnaTes1.2, whole genome shotgun sequence sequence ACCCTTAGAAAGACCCCGACAAACACATGAGATATCTGGGTGGTCACAGCCACCTGACCCAATCCTACCAGGTCTGTAGTGTGTGTTAAAGCACCATAAGCTGCCAAACAATCAGAACACAGCACATGACTTTATTTGAATTAGTCTTCTGATGTTAAAGATTGCTGTTAGGAATCTGTTAAATATGAAGGTAAAGACACCTGTTGTAGAGATAGACAGCTAGAAAACTAGCTGTCATAAAGATATCAGAGCGCGTATCAGTCATTTCATCAAACTCTTGGCAGGTAAGCTTTAACTTGCAAGTAAACATGTAAATTGGCaagtttgttcttgttttgttcttgttttgttcttgttcttgttttgttttgttttgttttgttttgttttgtcattttgcttGACTGTCAACCACTTTCTATAATGACACTGAGTTCCTCCTGACGTTCCTGTAGCTTGTTGTTTGTGGGCATTACAGTATCTTCACTATTACTAAACTTTGTAGGCACTTTTACTGTGGTCATTGGTCGACTTGCTAAGAGACAGCCCTTTGAGACAGGGCATTTGTAATCTAGTGTTTTCACTACTTGTCTGTGTAAGGCCTACAGCaacacaataaatgaaatatacCTTTTTCAGCTTGCTTTTAGTTGGACTGAGCTGCCTGATGTAGGTGGTTGTGGTGTCAGGCTCCCACTCCATCTGCTTGCAGGGCAGCTCCACCACCCCGAGTGCAGCTTCTCTAAGCCCTGAGAAGTCCCTGCTGTAGACAGCCAGTCTCAAAGTGCAGGCGTTCAGCTCTTCCAGAGAGCCCACCTGCAGGACAAAGCTTTGACTGTGGAGGTCTGGGCTGAGGCTGCGGCGCCGAGAAGAGATCTGCTGAGGAGAGGGGCAGAGTGGAGGGAGGCTGGCCCGGACAAACACCCCACTGCGCTTCCGACTGGCCCCAGACAGCCCCAGGATGTTGACCACCAGGGTGCCatagacagaggagaagagcagGGAGAAGTGCAGCAGAGGAGCAGGCTTTGAGGGGATGGAGGCAGAGTTAGAGCCATACTGTGACAGGCAGGGATCCACCTGCTGGGTGGGAGCTTTGGCAGCAGCAGCGGTCAGACGACTGCTCTCGCTGAAGAGAAAACTTTCCCCGCTCACGGTGCTGCGCCGACCCATTGCCCGACGTGACTTTGACACCAGGCTCAGCTTAGTGAGGGAGGGCAAAGAGGCTCTGCCATGAGTTGGAGATTTACTGGGTGGGCAGGGAACTGTTGGAGTGCTGAGGCGCCGCATTGGGAAAGCAGACCGAGGAGACTGCACCAGCTCAGCTGAGGTGGCCGGGCTGGCGTCAAAAGGCAGAGCTGTGAGCTCATCCTCAGAGGGAGATGAGCTGCTTTTAGAGGAGGGGAACTCCAGCACGTCTCCATCCAGCTCCTCGTACTGCTGCTTGACGGGCTGCGTGCACAGAGGTGGAGTCAATGTCACGGTCACCTTCTCAGCAGAAGGAGGACACGAGAAAACTGCCTCCTTGTCCTCCGATGAAGACCTCTTCCTTCTGCGACAGCAAAAGATGCAACCAAGAACCAGACAGTAGCAGAACACAGCCAGGCCCACGGCCAGCAGGATCTGTAGGTGGACTAGACAGAGAGGTCACAAGGCATTCAGGGTTTAATGTCATGTAAGTGGGATTAATTAGGGGCagggaaaatgaaatgaagccaATCTGTGAGTAATCAATTGCGAGATTGAAGCAGAGGAGGGGAAAAACAGATGAGTTAGAGTTAGACcacaaatcaattcaattcaattagcaaatgaaatatttatttgagaAAAAATGAAGTCAAATTCAATAATAAAGATATGAGGGCATTTAAACAGcgtctttctgtgtctgtgctctgGATCGCTGATGAGGTTAAAGAGGAAATGTCTCGCTGTAGTCTTCATTTTACAAATGACAGTGTCGCAGATAGTTGTGATCCAGTTGTATAAGTCTGcaaactgtgagtgtgtgtgagtctgtttgTAGTCATCATCCAAATATTCAGATAGCTACATATCTGCAACAGTGAGTTTAATCACTTAAATATGATCTGTTTATTATCTGTTTACACTTTTAGAGGTAGTTTCCTTCACATTAACAGCGTCTAACTAAAAGTCCTTCATGCTGTTTATTCAGATAGAATTTAAATTAaggtttaaatactgtattcaataccttaaaaaacattttgactaAGATTTCAGActaaatttctttctttctatcacCTGCATAAAATCATGACGTAGCCGACAGTGTTAGTGACGTTTAAGCCGTTAAAGCTGAGCCCCGATGCTCATTCAGCGTTTAGATAGTGAGGGCGTGTGGGGATGACTCATGCATCAGACACACTGGAGGATGGTGGTGAAAATAAGGTTGGAAAGCTTCAGCCTGTGACCAACGAAAGGTAAACAGACAGTAATGAGAAGAAACCTTATCACTGACAAATCGAACTGGTTTTGAGACATAAAAAACCTTCGTTATTACCAGggaatgattttgtttttctcaaagcctgaaataaaaaaatacagctttaaGTGAATCATGTATTTGTTaggaaaatatttattcagGTGTCAGATAGCGCCCGAGGAGGATCCTTATAAAGATTAGATCTCTATCAAAGCAAGTGAGTGTTAACTGTTGGTGCAGATCCATGTCAGCCCCATCACGGAGCCTGTCCAGCAGCAGGCAGCTCCTCAGACAGCCTCCATTAAGAGATGAAAGTCCTGAGTGgct is a genomic window containing:
- the LOC113174952 gene encoding LOW QUALITY PROTEIN: synaptotagmin-5-like (The sequence of the model RefSeq protein was modified relative to this genomic sequence to represent the inferred CDS: deleted 1 base in 1 codon), producing the protein MSQYTLGVHLQILLAVGLAVFCYCLVLGCIFCCRRRKRSSSEDKEAVFSCPPSAEKVTVTLTPPLCTQPVKQQYEELDGDVLEFPSSKSSSSPSEDELTALPFDASPATSAELVQSPRSAFPMRRLSTPTVPCPPSKSPTHGRASLPSLTKLSLVSKSRRAMGRRSTVSGESFLFSESSRLTAAAAKAPTQQVDPCLSQYGSNSASIPSKPAPLLHFSLLFSSVYGTLVVNILGLSGASRKRSGVFVRASLPPLCPSPQQISSRRRSLSPDLHSQSFVLQVGSLEELNACTLRLAVYSRDFSGLREAALGVVELPCKQMEWEPDTTTTYIRQLSPTKSKLKKSVSSQETLAHRKSSVCAPRALGQLFILLQYQTLAQRIKVMVRKAENLVKLTRIPGAPDHYVVINLRQDGKVIGTKETKGASGSNPVWNAPFLFDLPPGDISQLPLVLEFIVMQGRLYTKSTILGRVLIGSNASEAGQGHWKEMCSRGQIETARWHSIQSDMSLE